From the genome of Bartonella sp. M0283:
TACATATTTTTGGCAAAGCGCCGTCCGGCGAACAATTGGAAAATCTCCTTGTTGCAACGGCTCGTGTTCCCCGTGGCGAGGGGGAAAACGGCAGTTTACACCGCGCTATCGCCGATGATCTCGGACTTGCTTTCGACCCGCTTGATTGTGTTTTTTCAGAAAAATGGCAAGGTGAAAAGCCTGAAATATTAAAAGGTATGACCGACAGCCTATGGCGCACAAAAGGCGACACGGTTGAACGGATTGAACTTCTGGCGCTGGCGCTGGTTTCCGGAAAGATTACCCTTCCTCAAAACTTCAGAAAAACAGCGCCAATTCTTAAAAATATTGAAGAAACATTGCGGCCATTGATTTTAAGCTGCGGCAAGGCGGAAATTGACGGGCTTTTAACCGCTCTTGACGGGCATTTTGTCGAGCCCGGGCCATCCGGCGCTCCGACACGCGGGCGGCCGGATGTATTTCCGACGGGGCGCAACTTTTTTTCAGTTGATACAAGGGCAGTGCCCACACAGTCGGCTTGGCAATTGGGCAAAAAATCGGCCGAACTTCTCATTATCCGCTATGTACAAGACCACGGTGATTGGCCGAAGGCTTTCGGCCTCACCGCTTGGGGAACTGCCAATATGCGCACCGGTGGCGATGATATTGCGCAGGCTCTGGCACTTATCGGCGTCAAACCTTTGTGGGATGCGGCATCCCGCCGTGTAACCGGCGTTGAAGTTATTCCGGTAGCTCTCCTTGGTCGGCCACGTGTTGACGTAACATTAAGGATTTCCGGCTTCTTCCGCGATGCATTTCCCGAACAGATCGCCTTGTTCGATCAGGCAGTGCGCCTCGTTGCCTCGCTTGACGAAGAGGAAGAAGATAATCCGCTCCATGCGCATTATTTGAAAGACGTAAAAACGCTCACAGAAACCGGAAAAACCGCAAAAGAGGCGGAAAGAGAAGCCGGTTTTCGTGTTTTTGGCGCTCGTCCGGGTGTTTATGGAACCGGCGTTCAGGAGCTTCTCGACAAGGGCGAATGGAACGACCGTAACGACCTTGGCAAAGCCTGGATTGCCCATTCTTCTTTTGCTTACGGTAAGGAAGACGGGGTGGCTGCACAAAATATGCTTGAAAACCGGCTTCATCATATCAATGCCGTTGTCCAAAATCAGGATAATCGCGAACATGATCTTCTCGATTCCGGTGAATATTATGCTTTTGAAGGGGGCATGGCTTCGGCAGTTGCCGATAAGCAGGGGGCCTTTCCGAAAGTCTATCATAATGATATGTCGCGTCCCGAACGGCCGATGATAAAAACATTGCAGGAAGAAATCGGGCGGACACTCCGCGGGCGTGCCGTTAATCCGAAATGGATAGAAGGGGTCATGCGCCACGGCTTTAAAGGTGCGGTCGAAATGGCTGCAACTGTCGATTATCTCTTTGCTTTTTCGGCTACAACAAATGCCGTATCCAACGAACAATTCGAAGCGATTTATAATGCCTATATTGACGATGAGACGGTGCGGAATTTTTTAATCGGGAACAATCCTGCAGCTCTAAGAGAAATGGCACATAAACTTGAACAGGCAATCCGGAGAGAGTTGTGGAAACCACGCTCCAATTCTGCTTTGTTTGAACTGGAAGAACTACAGAAAGGCTCGATAACATGGACGCCAAGGAAAAGCTGACGGAAGCGGAATTGAATGCCCGTCATGCCGAAAAAATGAAAAAGAAAGAGGCCGCGCGCAAAAAAATAGAAGCCGGTAAAACCAAAGAAAAGGGTCTTCTCATTGTTCATACGGGAAAGGGCAAAGGCAAGACAACAGCCGCTTTCGGTATGGTTTTTCGTGCTCTCGGCCAGAATATGAAGGTTGGCGTTGTGCAATTTGTCAAGGGATTGCGCCAAACCGGCGAGCGTACCGCACTTGAAAAATTTGGCGATCAGGTGCGCGTTTATGCCCATGGTGAAGGCTTCACATGGGAAACGCAGGATCGTGAAAAAGACATTGCCGAAGCGCGAAAAGCATGGGACATTGCCAAAGATATGATCCTCGACGACACTACGGATATGGTGCTTTGTGACGAGCTGAATATCGTATTGCGCTATGATTATTTACCTTTGGAAGAAGTGCTTGACGTGCTATCCAAGCGACCTTTCATGAAGCATGTTATTATTACCGGTCGCAATGCACGAAATGAATTGATTGAAGCTGCCGATCTGGTAACAGAAATGGAATTGGTTAAACATCCGTTCCGTTCCGGCATAAAAGGACAGAAGGGGATTGAATTCTGATGACCGCTACCTGGCAGTTCTGGGCATTTCTTTCAGCAATTTTTGCAGCTTTAACCGCTATTTTCGCAAAAGTCGGTATAAGCGGTATCAATTCCGATTTTGCCACTTTGATAAGAACAATTGTTATTATTGCCGCATTATGTCTGTTTTTAAGCATCACCGGACAATGGCAACGTCCGGGAGCCATTCCGGCAAAATCCTGGGTTTTCCTTGTTTTATCGGGACTTGCCACGGGTGCTTCATGGCTTGCCTATTTTCGCGCTCTGCAATTGGGAGATGCTTCCCATGTTGCTCCGATAGACAAATTATCTGTTATCTTTGTTGCCATTTTCGGCGTTGCTTTTCTTGGTGAAAAACTGACAGCCATCAATTGGACCGGCGTCGTCCTGATCGGCGCGGGCGTTATTTTGCTCGCATTAAAATTTTAGACGAGCATAATTGTTCAATTTTTAAAGCCGGTTCGGCAGCTTTGTGCGAACCGGTTTTTCTTTTAAGCTCTATTCCGGTATCTTAATGGACGGGCTTTTATCACTCAAAGGTTTAGCCATTGCCGCAACGGATTGTCATGGGCTTGTAAGAGTTTATAGGCAAGAATAACGCATACAATGACCAATAGCGGTTTTATGAGCTTGGCACCGGTTTTCATGGCGACGCGGGCGCCCATTTGCGCACCGATGAATTGGGCAATTCCCATAGCAATGCCGATTTTTACATTGATCGAGCCCATGACAGCAAAGGTAAAAAAACCGCCGAGATTGGATGAAAAGTTCAACAATTTCGTATGGGCTGTCGCTTTAAGGATTCCAAAACCTGACAAAGAAACAAAGGCCAGCATATAGAAAGAGCCGGCACCCGGACCAAATATGCCGTCGTAAAAGCCGACAAGTGGCGCCATAGTCAGTGAAAAGATGATTGGTCGCATCCGCTCCTGTTTATCAATGTCGTTGAGGTTCGGCTTGAATGCGAAATAACAGGCGACAATAATGAGCAGAACGGGCAGGAATGCCTGAAATAATTTGACAGGAATAAGGGTTGCAACCAATGCGCCGATAATGCTTCCGATAAACGCCATGGCGGCCTGAAGGATTTGTTTCCGGATATTGACTTGTCCACCACGGGCATAGGCGACCATTGCAGAAAATGACCCGAAAAGTCCCTGCAACTTGTTTGTACCCAATGTTTCGACAGGTGGAAGGCCTGAAAGCATCAGGGCAGGGATGGTGATAAGGCCACCGCCACCGGCAATCGAATCTATAAAACCGGCAAGCAAACCGGCAAAAATTAAAATCAGGACAGTCGGGTCAAAAAGGAATTCCAGCATTGGCGAATATTACCTGAACAGAATAGAATAAGGAATAATAGAATAATTTCGATAAAGAAACGTCAAACGTTGCATTCATGCACTTGTGTTTTTTGTGCAATATTGGCAAGCTCTACTTTTAGTTCAGCTCTTCTAACGTGGCAAGAAGCGGAGTTTCGCATGTTTGACAGCATAGCAAATTATTTTTCCCGTCATAATTCGGTTCGTAAAGTGGCCGAAAATCCGGCAACCGCGGCCGAACTTCTCTTGCTCATCCATTTAGGCTTTGCCGACGGCAAACATACACCAAGCGAAACTGCCGCTTTTTCAAAAATTGCCGAACAACAATTCGGCGTATCTCCCGATGCTTTGCCGGATGTCATCAAATATCTTTATGATTATGGCTATGAAACAACAACCGGTCAGGCTGCAGCTCTCTTTGGCGAATTGGCGCCCGACCGGCGTATTGCACTTATCGAAAATTTGATGACAATTGCCGCTGCCGATAATCATGTCGATGCTGATGAAGTTGCGCTCATCCATCGGATAGCAGCCATTCTCGGTGTTCCTTTACAAGAGGTGGAGCGGATTTATAACACCGTCAAAAGACGCGCTTGAAGGCAAAAACGGATATGGTCAATAGAAGCTCTATGCCGGTTTTTGTGGGCATAGGCATTTCGTCATCTGCCACAATGGGCGACATGGAAGAAGCTCTCGAAACTCTCGAAAAATGGAATATTGCGGCTTTTTCAACGCTTGACGGTAAACAATCCAATCGTCTGATTTTAAGCGCTTTGCAACGTCTTGCTGTTCCTCTCGTTACATTTTCGTCTGAAGAGTTGGAGACAATGACTTGCTTTCTGAAGAACCCTTCCGATATTGTTTTTCAATATACGGGCTGCCATGGCGTTGCAGAAGCGGCGGCTTTGGCGGCTTCAGGTAAAGGTGGTATTTTGCTCGTTGAAAAGACAAAAATCGGTGGTCTTACCATTGCTGTGGCAGGACGGAAGGAAGAATGACAGTATATTTTATTGGCGCAGGTCCGGGGGCATATGATCTCATCACCGTGCGCGGGCTCAATCTCATAAAACGTTGTCCGGTCTGCCTTTATGCAGGCTCTCTTCTTTCGGAAGAATTGATTGCCGAAATTCCTCAGGAAGCGCGACGCGTCAATACCGGTCATCTTGATCTTGATGCCATTGTCGAAGAATTTGTCAAAGCGGAAAAAGAGGGGAAGGATGTTGCAAGGCTTCATTCCGGCGACCCTTCGATCTATAGCGCAATAGCCGAACAGATGGCAGCGCTCGACAAGCTTGCAATCAATTACGAGGTGGTGCCGGGGGTTGCTTCCTATGCGGCGGCAGCAGCAGCCATGAAGCAGGAATTGACACTTCCAAAGCTAAACCAGTCGGTCATTTTGACACGGACATCGGTCAATTCTTCACCCATGCCGGAACTTGAGACATTGTCAAATCTCGGACAAGCAAAAGCGACAATGGCAATTCATCTTTCGGCAAAAAATATTGCTGCAATCCAGAAAGAATTATTGCCGATTTACGGGGCCGATTGCCCCGTCATTGTTGCCTATCACGTAAGCTGGCCGGACGAAAAAATCATTTCAGGCACGCTTGCCGATATTCATGAAAAGATAGCGCAAGAAAAAATAGAAAAAACCGCAATTATCTTTGTCGGAAAAGCACTTCGTCCGGAAAAGCTTAGCCGTTCGTCTCTTTATGCTTTTCCGCACGGTCCGCTTGGCAAAACGTCCGCACCAAGTCGATAACATCTTTTTCCGCACTCAATGTGACGACATCGGGCAGGGGCTTTCTGGTAATCATAATCACCGGCAGGCCGAGTTTGCGCGCAGCCTTCAACTTTGGAAAAGAGGCAGTCCCACCGGAATTTCTGCACACAAGACAATCAAAATGACGGTTGACGAGAAAGTCATATTCTTCTTTTTCATTTTCCGGTTTACCAAGCACAATTTCTATATTGGCTTCGGGAACAAAATTTTCCGGTTGCTCGACCATACGCGCGACAAATGAAACATCTTTACGCACCAGAAATTCATTGACGTGTTGGCGCCCGATGGCGAGGAAGCAGCGGCTATTTAAAGGAATAGCCGTAACAGCTTCCGCTATATTATTCACTGTCAGCCACTTGTCTTCTTTCCCTGCTTGCCAGAGCGGACGCTCGAACCGGATATAATCGATTTTTTTAGCGCGCGCTGCCCGCCAGGCATGATCGGTCATTGTTTCAGCGAAAGGATGGGTTGCGTCAACAATAAGCCCTATATTTTCCTTTTTGATTGTATCGATAAGCCCGTCAATGCCGCCAAACCCGCCAATGCGATATCGCCCCGCGGGAATTTTCGGATGCGATGTACGGCCAGCGAGAGACGAAAGAACCGGATAGTCCTCTTCGGCAAATTTTTCTGCAAGAGCATAGGCTTCGCTGGTGCCACCCAATAATAAAACTGTCCTACCTTCTCGCAAGAATATTTCCCTTTCTATCGGTCACAATGATTTCGACCGATACCGGCGCATCCCTTAATGTTTCTTCAGCAATATGTTTTGCCTGAAGCGCAATAGGGGTAGCAATATCAATTCCTTCTTTTGTAGCAATATCAAGAACTTCTTTTGCAGTGTTCGCATTTTCGATGAAGTTCTTGAGAGATTGGTTTAAGCCGGCATTCTTTGCAACATTCCACAAAAATGTCTTGTCGACTTGAGAGCGGGAAGAATGAAGGTCCATTTCCCCTTGCGCGAGCTTTGTCAGTTTTGCAAAACCACCGGCAATTGTCAGTTTATCAATCGGGTGGTGCCGCAAATATTTTAACACAGCACCGACAAAGTCCCCCATATCCAGTATGGCATAGTCAGGAAGGTGATAGATTGCCTGTGCCGCATCTTCCGAAGTCGCTCCGGTTGCACCAAGAACATGGCTTGCCCCTTCTGCACGAGCGACATCAATACCGCTATGAATAGAATGGATCCATGCCGAGCATGAGAACGGGTGAACAATACCGGTTGTACCGAGAATGGAGATGCCGCCCAGAATGCCAAGGCGCGGATTCCATGTTTTGAGCGCGATATTTTCGCCATCCGGTACCGAAATTGTAATGACGAGATCTTGCGGAAAAGAATATTTGTCACAAATTTCCTTGCAAACCTCGCTCATCATGCGGCGTGGAACGGGGTTGATGGCCGCTTCTCCGACATCAAGTGGCAAACCCGGTCTTGTAACAGTTCCAACACCTTTTCCGGCTTTGAATATAATTCCGCTGTTTGGAGAGGCTGGGGTGACAGTTGCAATAATGGTCGCCTTGTCTGTTACATCGGGATCATCACCTGCATCTTTGATAATTCCCGCTGTCGCCTGATTTTCTCCAAGACTTTTGAGAGAAAGCGCAAATTGAGGCATTTGCCCTCTAGGCAATCTTATCTCCACGGGATCGGGAAAAGCACCGGTAATGAGAGCAGTAAGCGCTGCCTTGGTTGCAGCGGTAGCGCAGGCGCCTGTTGTCCAGCCCAAGCGAAGGGGACCTTCCGGTTTGCATTTCAATGTGCTTTGCAAGTCTGCCATTTTGACAATATTTCTTGAAAATTAAACGTTTACAGTGGTTGGAAACTGCACAATAGATAACACATATAATGCATTGATTCTTGATTTCTATAGATTTTACCATCAAAAGGACCCGAAATGACGGCAGATTTGCCATTCAAATTGCCACAGTTCATTGCCGGGCATGTGTGGTTGGTGGGCGCGGGGCCAGGTGACCCCGGACTTCTCACACTCCATTGTGTCAATGCACTTAAACAGGCAGACCACATCCTTTATGATGCGCTGGTCGATCATTCGTGCCTTGAGCTCGCAAAACAAGGCGCAATTTTAGAATTTGCCGGAAAACGCGGTGGCAAACCCTCGCTTAAACAGCAGGAAATCACCGACCGCATGATTTGCCTTGCCAGAGAAGGAAAACGGGTTTTGCGTTTGAAAGGCGGTGATCCTTTCGTGTTCGGCCGTGGGGGGGAAGAGGCGCTAGCCTTGATCGAAGCGCATATTCCTTTTCGCGTTTTTCCCGGAATAACAGCAGGAATAGCAGGCCCTGCCTATGCAGGTATTCCGGTTACACATCGCTCTATCAATCACAGTGTATTATTTTTAACCGGTCATGATGCTGACGGAACAGTGCCCAAATCTTTTGACTGGAAAGCAATTTCCCGCGCCGCACCGGTTCTTGTGTTTTATATGGCGATGAAACATATTGACGAAATCGCCGATGACCTTATGAAGGGTGGGCGCAAGAGTGACGAACCGGTCATGTTCATCACCCATGCGACCACCTCCAATCAGCGGATTTATAAAACCGAACTTGGGCATATAAAACAAACAATCAAAGAACATGACATCGAACCGCCAACAATTGTTGTCGTTGGTAAAGTTGTTTCTCTTTCCGAAAAACTTGCTCCAAATATTGTTACAGACGAATTGGATAACAGATCATTATGAATGGCTTTATGGTGAGCGCTGCCAATTCGGGAGCCGGTAAAACTGTTATCACTCTGGCATTGATGCGAGCCCTGAAAGAAATGGGATTAGCCGTGGTCCCACGAAAAGCAGGGCCCGACTTTATAGATCCCGCATTTCATAAAGCGGCAACAGGCGAGGATAGTTATAATCTCGATTGTTGGGCAATGCGCGATGCGCTCATAAAGAATATCAATTTTACCGACACTTCGGAGCAGAAGTTTTTTGTGGTCGAAGGTATGATGGGACTTTTCGACGGCGCCATTAACGGCAAGGGTTCGTCTGCCGAACTTGCCCGATTGTTGGATTTGCCGGTATTTTTTGTCGTTGATGTAACAAGCCAATCACATTCGGTCGCGGCACTTGTCAAAGGTTTTGCCGAATTTATGCCGGGATTGCGTTTTGCCGGAATTATCCTCAATAAAATTGGAAGTCCCCGACATGAAGCTATGCTTCGCGCAGCCTTGCGACCGCTTGCTATTCCGGTGGTTGGCGCTGTCTACAGAAACAACGCGCTGACACTCCCCTCACGTCATTTGGGACTTGTTCAGGCTTCCGAAAGAGCAGATCTTTATGATTTTATTGGAAAAGCAGCAGAAATCATTAAGGACAGCGTTGATCTCGAGGCGATGATCACATTATCGACTTCAAATCGGGTGAATGTTGCTAGTGCAACGATTGATTATATTCCGCCACTTGGACAGCGTGTCGCGGTGAGCCGTGATGATGCTTTCCGTTTTTCTTATCCACATTTGCTTGATGGCTGGAGAAAAGCCGGTGCCGAAATCACATTCTTTTCGCCTTTGGCGAATGAAGTTCCGGATAAAGATTGTGATAGCGTTTATTTATGTGGTGGTTATCCGGAACTTTTTGCCGGAAAATTGGCAGCAGCAGAGAAGTTTAAAAAAGCCATGATTGATATGGCAAAAGCCGGAAAAACCATTTATGGCGAATGCGGTGGTTATATGACTTTGGGGGAAACATTGGAAGATAGCGAAGGGATTAAACACCCGATGCTTGGTTTGTTGCCATTGAATACCAGCTTCAAACAGAAGAAATTGCATTTAGGCTATCGCCGTTTGGTTCCAGAAGGGGAGTTTTTTGGAAAAACCCGCTTTCGGGGCCATGAATTCCATTATGCCTCCATTATAGACGAAAAAGTCGATAAACCACTTTTTAAAGCCTATGATGCGCTTGACAATTCTTTAGGTACAAGCGGAATGAGAATAAACAATGTTGCCGGCTCTTTTATTCATTTGATAGATATTGAAGGTTGAAAAAATATCCTACACGCGTAAAGAAAATGCGGCGTAACTGTTTGATGTGTTTTCGAGTAAATTTACTAAAAACTCTGTCATTGCGACTTTTATCAGAAGATGAAGAGAGGCGATGATGCTGGAAACAAACTGCCGTGAACACATTGAATTTGGAAGATATTTTCTTGCACCAATGTGATGTGAAATGGCAAACCGGATATTTGAAACAATCGCATTAAGGGATTCGTCCGTTAATTATGAAATATGAAATTGATAAGCTCAATGTTGCTTCCGCAGTTAACGCAAGAACACGCCGTATCAGCATACTTGCTCTTGCTGTCGGTGCCTTTGCAATTGGTACATCAGAATTTGTTTCAATGGGGTTGCAACCGGAAATGGCCAAAAGTTCGGGAGTCGATATACCGACCGCCGGCCAGTATATTTCAGCCTATGCGATGGGGGTTGTTGTCGGTGCACCGGTTCTCGCTGTAGCAACTGCAAAATTTCCACGGAAATATGTTCTGATTGCTTTGATGCTGTTTTATGCTTTTGCCAATATTGCCAGTGCCTGTGTGACGAGCTTTCACGCGCTGGTCGGCTTGCGATTTATGAGCGGTTTGCCGCATGGCATCTATTTCGGTGTTGCCTCTATTGCCGCTTCTTCCATGGTGGAGATGAAAAATCGTCCCAAGGCGATCGGCGCAGTGATGCTGGGGTTGACAATTGCGACAGTTGTCGGCGCACCTTTTGCAACCTGGCTTGGTCAGCAACTTGGATGGCAAATGGC
Proteins encoded in this window:
- a CDS encoding cobalt-precorrin-6A reductase; the protein is MREGRTVLLLGGTSEAYALAEKFAEEDYPVLSSLAGRTSHPKIPAGRYRIGGFGGIDGLIDTIKKENIGLIVDATHPFAETMTDHAWRAARAKKIDYIRFERPLWQAGKEDKWLTVNNIAEAVTAIPLNSRCFLAIGRQHVNEFLVRKDVSFVARMVEQPENFVPEANIEIVLGKPENEKEEYDFLVNRHFDCLVCRNSGGTASFPKLKAARKLGLPVIMITRKPLPDVVTLSAEKDVIDLVRTFCQADRAEKHKETNG
- the cobM gene encoding precorrin-4 C(11)-methyltransferase, with amino-acid sequence MTVYFIGAGPGAYDLITVRGLNLIKRCPVCLYAGSLLSEELIAEIPQEARRVNTGHLDLDAIVEEFVKAEKEGKDVARLHSGDPSIYSAIAEQMAALDKLAINYEVVPGVASYAAAAAAMKQELTLPKLNQSVILTRTSVNSSPMPELETLSNLGQAKATMAIHLSAKNIAAIQKELLPIYGADCPVIVAYHVSWPDEKIISGTLADIHEKIAQEKIEKTAIIFVGKALRPEKLSRSSLYAFPHGPLGKTSAPSR
- the cobA gene encoding uroporphyrinogen-III C-methyltransferase yields the protein MTADLPFKLPQFIAGHVWLVGAGPGDPGLLTLHCVNALKQADHILYDALVDHSCLELAKQGAILEFAGKRGGKPSLKQQEITDRMICLAREGKRVLRLKGGDPFVFGRGGEEALALIEAHIPFRVFPGITAGIAGPAYAGIPVTHRSINHSVLFLTGHDADGTVPKSFDWKAISRAAPVLVFYMAMKHIDEIADDLMKGGRKSDEPVMFITHATTSNQRIYKTELGHIKQTIKEHDIEPPTIVVVGKVVSLSEKLAPNIVTDELDNRSL
- the cobO gene encoding cob(I)yrinic acid a,c-diamide adenosyltransferase; translated protein: MDAKEKLTEAELNARHAEKMKKKEAARKKIEAGKTKEKGLLIVHTGKGKGKTTAAFGMVFRALGQNMKVGVVQFVKGLRQTGERTALEKFGDQVRVYAHGEGFTWETQDREKDIAEARKAWDIAKDMILDDTTDMVLCDELNIVLRYDYLPLEEVLDVLSKRPFMKHVIITGRNARNELIEAADLVTEMELVKHPFRSGIKGQKGIEF
- a CDS encoding TerB family tellurite resistance protein → MFDSIANYFSRHNSVRKVAENPATAAELLLLIHLGFADGKHTPSETAAFSKIAEQQFGVSPDALPDVIKYLYDYGYETTTGQAAALFGELAPDRRIALIENLMTIAAADNHVDADEVALIHRIAAILGVPLQEVERIYNTVKRRA
- a CDS encoding cobalamin biosynthesis protein produces the protein MVNRSSMPVFVGIGISSSATMGDMEEALETLEKWNIAAFSTLDGKQSNRLILSALQRLAVPLVTFSSEELETMTCFLKNPSDIVFQYTGCHGVAEAAALAASGKGGILLVEKTKIGGLTIAVAGRKEE
- a CDS encoding EamA family transporter, which produces MTATWQFWAFLSAIFAALTAIFAKVGISGINSDFATLIRTIVIIAALCLFLSITGQWQRPGAIPAKSWVFLVLSGLATGASWLAYFRALQLGDASHVAPIDKLSVIFVAIFGVAFLGEKLTAINWTGVVLIGAGVILLALKF
- a CDS encoding cobalt-precorrin-5B (C(1))-methyltransferase, which encodes MADLQSTLKCKPEGPLRLGWTTGACATAATKAALTALITGAFPDPVEIRLPRGQMPQFALSLKSLGENQATAGIIKDAGDDPDVTDKATIIATVTPASPNSGIIFKAGKGVGTVTRPGLPLDVGEAAINPVPRRMMSEVCKEICDKYSFPQDLVITISVPDGENIALKTWNPRLGILGGISILGTTGIVHPFSCSAWIHSIHSGIDVARAEGASHVLGATGATSEDAAQAIYHLPDYAILDMGDFVGAVLKYLRHHPIDKLTIAGGFAKLTKLAQGEMDLHSSRSQVDKTFLWNVAKNAGLNQSLKNFIENANTAKEVLDIATKEGIDIATPIALQAKHIAEETLRDAPVSVEIIVTDRKGNILARR
- a CDS encoding TSUP family transporter, translating into MLEFLFDPTVLILIFAGLLAGFIDSIAGGGGLITIPALMLSGLPPVETLGTNKLQGLFGSFSAMVAYARGGQVNIRKQILQAAMAFIGSIIGALVATLIPVKLFQAFLPVLLIIVACYFAFKPNLNDIDKQERMRPIIFSLTMAPLVGFYDGIFGPGAGSFYMLAFVSLSGFGILKATAHTKLLNFSSNLGGFFTFAVMGSINVKIGIAMGIAQFIGAQMGARVAMKTGAKLIKPLLVIVCVILAYKLLQAHDNPLRQWLNL
- a CDS encoding cobyrinate a,c-diamide synthase produces the protein MNGFMVSAANSGAGKTVITLALMRALKEMGLAVVPRKAGPDFIDPAFHKAATGEDSYNLDCWAMRDALIKNINFTDTSEQKFFVVEGMMGLFDGAINGKGSSAELARLLDLPVFFVVDVTSQSHSVAALVKGFAEFMPGLRFAGIILNKIGSPRHEAMLRAALRPLAIPVVGAVYRNNALTLPSRHLGLVQASERADLYDFIGKAAEIIKDSVDLEAMITLSTSNRVNVASATIDYIPPLGQRVAVSRDDAFRFSYPHLLDGWRKAGAEITFFSPLANEVPDKDCDSVYLCGGYPELFAGKLAAAEKFKKAMIDMAKAGKTIYGECGGYMTLGETLEDSEGIKHPMLGLLPLNTSFKQKKLHLGYRRLVPEGEFFGKTRFRGHEFHYASIIDEKVDKPLFKAYDALDNSLGTSGMRINNVAGSFIHLIDIEG